The genomic region CGCCATACAGACCTTCAGAGTTTGGTGCGGGAGTGGACACATAATCCACCCAATCTTTATCAAACAACTGGTCGCCATTCCAGTAGCCATTGTGCAAATATAGGAGTCCGAATTTCCCCCAATCACGAGTTGTTGCCCATCCGTAGGAAGAACCTACGAAATTCCCGGCGGCATCGGTTTCCAACACCATACTATGCATCCCAATACGGTCGATAAGCTTTTTATATGGAAAGTTTACGTATTCTTCATAAGTGCTAAATTCCTTCCGAAGCAAACCAGATAACAAATTGGTCGTTCCTGAAGAGTAATTCCACTGTTCGTTGGGTTTAGCATCTGCTTCCTTTTTCGCTTGTGCAGCGCTCATATCTTCAGCTAAAAAAAGCATTTTAGTAACATCAGAAATGGTGGCATAATCTTCCTCCCATTCCAAACCGCTATTCATTTGAAGCAAATTGGTATAGGTGATATTTTTGCGATCGTCATTTTGCCAAGCATCCACTGGGGCTGGGTTGCTGACTTTCAATTTTCCTTCGCATTGCAGAATTCCGTAAAGCGTTGCCATGACGCTTTTAGTCATCGACCAACCCAACAATTTTGAATCCCTGTTTAAGGAATCACCATATTTTTCAGCAATAATCTGGTCTTTATAAATCACCAAAACCGACCGTGTTTTTTGTACATCGTTGTTGGAAAAGGCTTCTTCTACCGTTTTATCAATTTGTTGGTAATTTAAATTGGAAAAAACGGTGTCTTTTTGAGGTAACTCTCCGTAAGGATAAGGCAAATTAGTCTGTTTTTGCGTTCTAGAAGGCGCTGTTGCAGCACTTATCTTTTCCAAATCGGCTTTTTTAGGCACCAACACGCATCCCAATCCTTCCCTGTAAACGGCGATCCTTTCTTGGAGTCCGTAAACGCTGGATGTTGACAGTTTATCTGTTTGGTACACCTTATTCTTTGCCAAATTTACAGGGGAAAAGTTATTATCGTGCCGTTCGGTAAATTCTTTAGTCCGATCATCGAGAAAGTTGCACGAACATACATTTTTTGCTGAGTAGCCGCTTATGATATTCAGTTTTGGATAGTTGAAATAGAATACGACAACAAGGGCAAAACATATAAGGAGAATCGTGTAGAGGGCGAAGCGTTTGAAGTTTTTCAAAATATATGATGTTTGTAATGTGTAATTAAAAATACAGAAGTTTTGAATAGTTTTAAAATTTGTTCTTCTGTAGAAACCTTTAGCACGTGTTGTTAAAAAATTAAATACACGTGTTTAAGAATTTTTCTTATCTTTATAGCGCTTAAAATTAGGTATTATGAACACAAAATTGACACTCACAATTGAACGGGAAATAATCGACCGGGCTAAGCAGTATGCCAAAGAAAAGAACAGAAGCTTGTCCGATATTATTGAAAATTACCTTAAGACTATCACTGAAAAGGAAAAAGATAGTCAAAAGGACCTTAATCCTCTGGTGAAGTCTTTAAAAGGTTCTTTTAAGATGCCAAAGGATATGGATTACAAAAAAGAGCTTAAAAATCGTCTGGAAAAAAAATATCTGTAAATGGACAAAGTTCTAATTGATACTGACGTAATCATGGATTTCTTTTTTGATAGAAAACCATTTTCAAAGTATGCTTCCGAAGTTATAAACCTTTGCGCAGAAAAAGAATTGAAAGGGTTTACCACACCTGTTATAATTTCCAATGTTTACTCTCTACTAAGAAAAACGGCAACGCACACGGTAGTGGTGGAAAAAATAAAACAACTTTTAACCATAATCGACACAGTTAAAATGGACAAACATGTTGTTTTAAACGCACTCAATTCTAGTTTCAAGGACTTTGAAGATGCACTTCAAAACTATGCTGCCATCGAAAATTCAGAAATAAAAATTATTCTCACTCGCAACTTGAAAGATTTCAAAAAAAGTGAGCTTGCCGTTTTAACCCCTGAAACTTACATCAAAGGAAAAGCAAGTAATTCTCAATAGTTAATTAATTTTGACAGGCTAATCTCTTTCGCCACACGAAGTTTCGGGAGTCAAAGCCCTTCTTTGAAGGTAGTTTTATTCCAATTAATAATTTCTTTTGTAAACTACCTCGGGGTATTCTACCCTTTGGCGGTGCCAACAAAACTTTCCTGCCTTCCCTTTTTAAGCTTCTAACTTTACCGTACTTTTGTGTTTTATCCTTTTACAAGAATAGCTATGATCGATATACAGAAAATCCGGGAAGATTTTCCCATTTTAAAAAGAAAAGTGAACGGGTATCCATTGGTTTATTTCGACAATGCTGCCACATCCCAAACACCGCAACAGGTAATAAATTGTATTGTAGACTACTATTCTAATTATAACGCCAACATACACCGCGGCGTACACACGCTTTCCCAAGAAGCTACCGATAAATATGAGCAGGCGCGTATTAAAATTCAAGAACATTTTAACGCCAAGAAAGCCAAAGAAATTATTCATACTTCAGGAACTACTCACGCTATCAATTTAGTGGCTAATGGTTTTTCCACACTTTTAAAAGAAGGCGACGAACTTATTGTTTCTGCGCTAGAACACCACTCCAATATTGTGCCGTGGCAGATGCTTTGCGAACGTACGGGAGCCAAATTAAAGGTTATCCCAATGAGTAATGACGGTGAATTGCTTATGGATGCGTATGCTGAATTACTTTCTGATAAAACAAAACTGGTATTCTGTAACCATATCTCCAATGCTTTGGGGGTTATCAACCCAATTGAAGAAATTATTGAAAAAGCACATGCGGTTGGTGCCGCTGTTTTAGTGGATGGCGCACAAGCGTGTCCCCACCTAAAACCCGATGTTCAAGCGCTGGATGTAGATTTCTATGTGGCTTCTGCCCATAAAATGTGTGGCCCAACAGGTGTTGGTATCCTTTACGGAAAGGAAGAATGGCTCAGCAAATTACCTCCCTATCAAGGAGGTGGTGAAATGATTGCTGAAGTTACTTTTGAAAAAACTACATATGCCGACTTGCCACACAAATTTGAAGCGGGAACACCAAACATTTGCGGGGGAATTGCTTTTGGCGCTGCTATTGATTACATGAATAGCATTGGTTTTGAAAACATTCTGGCATACGAAAATGAATTACTTGCCTACGGAACTGAAAAACTAAGTGAAATAGACGGACTAAAAATTTACGGGAATACTAGCAAGAAAGCATCCGTAATTTCTTTTAATATTGAAGGTATTCATCCATACGATATTGGTACCATTGTTGACAAACTAGGTATTGCCGTGCGTACCGGCCATCATTGCGCCCAGCCTATAATGGATTTCTTTAAAATTCCGGGTACCGTTAGGGCGAGTTTTGCTTTTTACAATACCAAAGAAGAGATAGACGGCTTAGTAGCAGCAGTGAAAAAAGCAAAAATGATGCTTTCATAAGTAATTTTGAGATGTCTAGAAAATTAAATTTCTAATGATAGCTTTAGACTACCGCCAAGACCTTCGTGAATAATACGCATTAATGTAGAAAGGCGAATGTCACTGGCGTTATTTTCAATTCTCGAAATATAATTTTTGGTAGTCCCAGCCTTGTCCGCTAGTTGCTGTTGAGTTAAATGCTGTCTTTTACGAGCCTCTTGAATTAGAACCCCAATTTTAAAAGCTTCAAATTCTTCTTCAAACTTTGTCCTAGACTCGCTTCCAATTTCGCCATATTGCTCGTTTAGATGGTCATCAAATGAAGTTAGTTTTTTATTTGCTTTCATAATATTCTTTTTTAAGTCTTTCTGCTCTTTTAATTTCCTTTTTAGGTGTTTTCTGAGTTTTCTTCTGAAACCCACTTAGTAAAACGACAAGATTTCCTTCATCGAAAAAACAGAAAATTCTAAAAATTCCTTTTCCTGCGGAAACACGCACTTCCCAAAGGCCATCGGTATTGGTTAAATGCTTTAAAAATTTTTGAGGTACAACTTTAGTCCTTTTTATAAATAGTAACGTCCAGTCTATTTTATTTCTCACTACCAGCGGCTGCTTTTTGTAAAAGTCCATAAAATGGTTTTCATAAAAACCTATTTTTCTATTAAAATCACTCAATCTTACCGCTATTTATTTTCAAAGTTACCTAAAAAGGTAACATTTTGCAAATACTAATCTTGGTGTTCAACAATTTTACTTCTTCACTTGCCCTTCAATTCCCTTTTCTTATTCCAGCAATAACTGTATTTTTGCAACTTCTTAGACGGATTCGTAATTTGAGAGGTCGATCAATTGTTCGTTGGGTTATAGAGACCCCTCCTTTCAGCGGGGTTAGTTCAACTTACAATTTCAGAATTCCGTTTAGAACGGAATCTCAAATTGAGTTTCACTAAAAAACAACGTGATGAAGTACAATTTCAATGAAATTGAAGCCAAATGGCAAAAATATTGGTCGAAAAACCAAACGTTTCAAGCAAATAATAATTCTGATAAACCTAAATATTATGTGTTGGACATGTTTCCTTATCCGTCTGGAGCAGGACTGCATGTAGGGCATCCGTTAGGGTATATTGCAAGTGATATTTATGCACGTTACAAACGTCATAAAGGCTTTAATGTGCTTCACCCGATGGGGTATGATAGTTTTGGATTGCCAGCAGAGCAATATGCCATTCAAACAGGGCAACATCCTGCTATTACTACGGAAACGAATATTAAGAGATACCGTGAGCAGCTGGATAAAATAGGATTTTCTTTTGATTGGAGTCGGGAAGTCCGCACATCCAATCCGGAATATTACAAATGGACGCAGTGGATTTTCATTCAGCTTTTCAATTCATGGTACAACAACGATACCGATAAAGCTGAAAATATTAAGACGCTTATTTCAAAATTTGAAGCCGAAGGGAATTCAGCAGTAAATGCCGTTCATGATGAAACGGTAGCTACTTTTTCTGCGGAAGAATGGAAAAATTTTACTTCCGAAGAAAAACAGGAAATATTACTTAAATACCGACTTACCTACTTGGCGGAGACGGAAGTGAATTGGTGCCCTGCTTTGGGTACTGTTTTAGCCAATGATGAAATTGTAAATGGTGTTTCCGAGCGTGGTGGCCATCCCGTTGTTCGTAAAAAAATGAAGCAATGGAGCATGCGTATTTCTGCTTATGCCGAGCGTTTGTTGCAAGGTTTGGAAAAAGTAGATTGGCCAGAGCCGCTAAAAGAAATTCAACGTAATTGGATAGGGAAGTCTGTTGGTGCTTCAGTTGATTTTAAAATTCTTTCAAATGATGATGTCACTTCGAGCGCAGTCGAGAAGTCACATTCCATTTCCGTTTTCACCACCCGTCCCGATACTATTTTCGGAGTTTCGTTTATGACACTTGCTCCAGAACACGATTTGGTAAGCAAAATAACTACTCCGGAACAAAAAGAAGCTGTTGAAGCCTATATTGAAGCCACTGCAAAACGCAGCGAGCGCGAACGTATGGCTGATGTTAAAACCATTAGCGGAGTGTTCACCGGTGCCTATGCCGAGCATCCTTTTACTAAAGAGCCTGTTCCTATTTGGATTGGCGATTATGTATTGGCTGGTTATGGAACGGGAGCCGTAATGGCCGTGCCTTGTGGTGACCAACGTGATTACGATTTTGCAAAACACTTTGGAATTGATATTCCTAATATTTTTGAAGGTGTTGACATAAGCGAAGAAGCTTTTGCCGATAAAGAAAATACGGTGATTGCCAACAGTGATTTCTTAAACGATTTAGGCTATAAAGAAGCTAGCAAAAAAGCCATTGAAAAATTAGAAGAAATAGGTCAAGGTAAAGGAAAAACAAACTACCGACTTCGCGATGCCGTTTTTTCGAGACAACGCTATTGGGGGGAACCGTTTCCAGTATATTACGTAAACGGACTCCCACAAATGATCGATGAAAAATATTTGCCTATTGAATTGCCGGAAGTGGAAAAATATCTTCCCACAGAAACCGGCGAACCACCACTAGGCAATGCAACTGAATGGGCGTGGGATTCGGTAAACAATAAAGTCGTTTCTAATGACCTTTGTCATGCTGAGCCTGTCGAAGCATCACAAAATGGCATTTATCCTCTCGAACTCAACACCATGCCAGGTTGGGCAGGAAGTTCTTGGTATTTTAATCGCTATATGGATGCTGGAAATACCGAAGAATTTGCCTCTCAGAAAGCTTTAAACTATTGGGAAGATGTAGATCTCTATATTGGAGGAAGTGAACACGCCACCGGACATTTACTGTATGCCCGTTTTTGGCAAAAGTTTTTATTCGACCAAGGATTGCTTCCCGTTGATGAATTTGCTAAAAAACTCATCAATCAAGGGATGATTTTGGGAGAAAGTGGCTATTTATACTCTATTACCTATCAGACCTTCTTCGAAAAAGAAAACGATCGTTTTAGTAAAGGAAAAATCTATTTTATCCCTTTTGATGCTATTAATGAGAGTGGTGAGCTCAGAAAATCATATAAAGATATTTTACGAAAAAAGAATGTTGAAAATGCTTTGCTAAAATCTAGTAACAAATCTATAGGCATTGAAAATATAATAAAAGAAGAATACTCAGTCCATAGAATCCCTACTCCCGTTTCTGCAATTGATAAGTCAAACAATTTAATTGTTGATTCATTCATTAAATGGAAATATCCAAATATAGATGAAAAATCAATTCAAGAAAAAATTCAGAATTGTATCTCTGTGGATGAGCATTTTAAAATTCAACGGGAAGTCGAAAAAATGTCGAAGTCGAAATACAACGTGGTAAATCCGGATGAAATTTGTGAGAATTACGGCGCTGACACACTTCGAATGTATGAAATGTTCCTTGGTCCGTTAGTGCAAGCCAAACCTTGGAATACAGCCGGAATTACCGGAGTTCATGGTTTTCTTAAAAAACTATGGAAATTGTATTTTGAGGATAACGGACTAAAAGTTACCGATAGCGAACCTTCCGCAGAGAGTTTAAAGAGTTTGCACAAAACCATTAAAAAAGTTGAAGAAGATATCGAGAATTTCTCGTTTAATACATCGGTTTCCACTTTTATGATTTGCGTTAACGAACTCACCGCACAAAAGTGTACCAGTAAAGCTGTTTTGGAGCCATTAGCGGTCCTTATTTCACCTTATGCTCCACATATTGCAGAAGAGCTGTGGAGTGCATTAGGAAACAGCGAATCGATTGCTACTGCTCCTTTTCCAGAGTTTGAAGAAAAATATTTGGTGGAGAGCATGAAAACCTATCCAATATCTTTTAATGGGAAAATGCGTTTTACGCTTGATTTACCTATGGATATGAGCAAAGATGATATTGAAAAAGTGGTTATGGAACATGCCAAAACCCAAGCACAATTGGAAGGAAGAACTCCGAAGAAAATAATTATTGTTCCCGGAAAAATTGTAAATATTGTTGGGTAACCTTCTTACATTACTAATTGAAAAGTGTTTTTACATTTTAGTAAAAACACTTTTTTTATTTATACCCCCCTTATTTTTATGTTTTATGCCAAAAATTAAGCATTAAATTAAAATGACCCCCTTTAAAAATAAGTAAAGTCAAAAAATAATGGTTGATTTTTTGAAATGCCCCCTGTTTAAAATAAAATTTAGATTGAATTTATAGTATATTTGCTTACAGACATTTACAAAAAGCAAGAACTATGAAAATTGGGGTGCCTAAAGAAATTAAAAATAACGAAAACCGCGTGGGAATGACACCTGCCGGTGTCTTCGAATTGGTAAAAAACAATCATGTTGTTTTTGTTCAAACTTCAGCAGGGGAAGGAAGTGGTTTTTCAGATGAAGATTATACTGCTGTTGGTGCAACCATAGTAAATTCTATAAACGAGGTATACGCACAAAGCGATATGATTGTAAAAGTAAAAGAGCCTATTGAAGAAGAATACAATTTAGTTAGGGAAAATCAAATCGTTTTTACTTATTTTCATTTTGCTTCAAGTGAAAAACTAACAAGAGCAATGCTTAACAGCAATTCAATTTGCATTGCTTATGAAACAGTCGAAGACACTGATGGGAGTTTGCCTTTGCTCACGCCGATGTCTGAAGTTGCTGGAAGAATGGCAATTCAACAGGGAGCAAAATATTTGGAGAAACCCATCAAAGGGAGAGGGGTGCTTTTAGGCGGGGTTCCTGGTGTTCCTCCTGGCAAAGTCTTAATCTTAGGAGCTGGAACTGTTGGAATACAAGCAGCAAAAATGGCAGCAGGTTTAGGGGCACACGTCACCATCCTAGATATTAACATGAAGCGTTTACGACATGTAAATGACATTATGCCAAGCCACGTTGTTACTGAATTTTCCAACGAATACAACATCAGAAAACATATAAAAACACATGACCTTATCATCGGTGGGGTGTTAATTCCTGGTGCCAAAGCTCCGAGTTTAATTACCCGTGATATGCTTAAAGAGATGCATCCTGGCACAGTAATCGTTGATGTGGCGGTAGATCAAGGTGGATGTATAGAAACCACCAAAGCAACTACACACGAAAACCCCACATATATTATAGATGATGTGGTACATTACTGCGTAGCAAATATGCCGGGAGCTGTGCCCTACACTTCTACGGTAGCGCTTACGAATGTAACGCTTCCGTATGTATTAAAACTTGCCAATTTGGGTTGGGAAAAAGCATGTGGTTTAGATTTATCACTTCAAAAAGGACTTAACGTTGTAAAAGGAACTATTCAATACGAAGGCATTGCGGAGGCCTTCGGATGGGAAGTTAGCTATTCATAATCGAAAAAATCTGTCGTAAAGTCAGTTGTTAAAACCTCGCCAAATTTGGCGGGGTTTTTGCTTTTTATATTGTAATTTTAGTATTCAGAAAAATAAAAAATCATGGGAATAGGATATTGGATTTTAATTGGCGCTATCGGACTTTTAAGTATGTACGTAAGTTCGAAACTGAAAAGCAAATTTAAGCATTACTCCAAAGTTCATTTAAGAAATGGAATGAGCGGGGCTGAAATAGCACGTAAAATGTTGGAAGATAATGGCATTTTTGATGTAGATGTAATTTCTACGCCAGGAATGTTGACAGACCATTACAACCCTGCCAAGAAAACCGTAAACCTTAGCGAAGGTGTTTACAACCAACGCAATGCCGCCGCTGCAGCTGTTGCTGCCCACGAATGTGGACATGCTGTGCAGCATGCCAAAGGGTATGAATGGTTGCAAATGCGCTCTAAACTGGTGCCCGTTGTAAGTGTGGCTTCCGGAATGTCGGTTTGGGTAATCTTTGGTGGTTTGGTATTAGGTGCTACTTCTGGTTTGGGTTATACGGTGGCGGTAATCGGACTTATTATGTTTGCCATGGGAACGTTATTCAGTTTTGTAACTCTTCCTGTGGAATACGATGCCAGTAACCGTGCATTGGCTTGGCTAAAAAATAAAAACATGCTCGCCCCTGATGAGTACAAAGGCGCAGAAGATTCTTTGAAATGGGCTGCTCGAACGTATGTAGTAGCTGCAGTAGGTTCTTTGGCTACACTCTTGTACTTTGCGATGCAAGTTTTTGGAGGGCGTGATTAGACTGAAAGTAATGTACGTAAAAAACAAATAATTACTGTCAAACTGAGCTTGTCGAAGTTTTTGAAATCTCTTTGTTGAAAGGCCTTCGACAGGCTCAGGCTGACATTTTAATCTCCTATAGACCCCAAAGGTTTTTGAAACCTTTGGGGTCTTTTTATATACTTATTTGTCGTTCAATCTGTTGGTTTAGTGAAATAAATGTTTCTGTACGGGAAACACCCTCTATCGATTGTATTTTGTGATTCAAAACATTCATTAAATGTTCATTGTCTTTACAAAGTATTTTAATCAGGATGGACCAATTTCCAGTGGTATAATGACATTCCAGCACTTCGGGGATTTCTTTTAACTGTTTTACCGCCTCGGGGTTTCGCATGGCTTTATCTAAGTAAATACCAATAAATGCCATGGTGTGATAGCCTAATAAACGCGGATTTATAACAAATTTAGAGCCTGATATGAGTCCGGAGTTTTCTAATTTTCGCAAGCGTTGATGAATTGCTGCGCCGGAGATTCCAATTTTTCGCGCTATTTCTAAAATGGGCTTTCGGGCATCTTCCATCAAATTTCTTAGGATTTCTTTGTCGATACCGTCTATTTCTACTATTTCGTTAGTGAATTTCATTTATATAGTTTTGGATACTAACAAAAGTAACTAAATAAACAATAAATTATAACCTGCCGATTAAGTTAAATCCAAGTTTTTATAACCATTCACTTTACATAATTGGTGTATCTGCCTCACATATGCGAAGTTTGTAGTCCTCTAAAAAAATTGATTTTGAATCTACTCCAGAATTTCAAACAACAAAAATTGGTTTACTTGTGGATCAAGTTGGTTAAAGTTATTATCCGAAATAAGCAACACCGTTTTATGACCATTTTCTAATGTTGGTCCGAAACAAATTCCTTCAATATTATCAATACTTTTTGAAGGCAATTTTTTGCGGAGCGATGCTAAATCGAATACCAATTTCTTTTCAATAGGTTTTATTTTTTCTTCGGAAAGATTTTCCTTTTCTAGAGAATTTTCAGCATTGGTTACATTGATTTCATATATTTTGAGTCCGTTTGCCTTTTTACCCCAACCGGAAGAATACGATCGCTCTAAAACCAACATTTTTTCAGCAGAAATCATAAAAATTTCCGAGACTCCGTTTACGGCAAAATCGCCTTTTGGACGCTTATCAATTTTATCCAACTGATATATAAATTGCCTTTGCGGATTTTCGTTTTCCCAATTGTAATAGGTAATTCGGACTGGCGAATACGTTTCAGTTGTTTTGGGTTCTTCCCCATCCTTTTTCAAAGGGAGTTCTGTAGCTGCCCAAAATCCGTCGTTATTAAAACTTCGTGCTAACCCTTCAAACGTGCCGTTGTGCCTTGGCCCCTGTTCGCTTTCCGCATAAAAATAAGATGGTATGGCGTAACTGTTTACAAAACTTCCGTCGGCAGTAGTTTTAAACAAGGATGGGTCTCTTTTGTCTTTAATGTTCCCTTCCGAAGAAAATAAAAGTTCGTTAGCACTTTGCCTATATAAAACCGCTTCCAAGTCTAAAAAGGTCGTTTCCATAAAAGGATCGTCCAGAATGAATTCAACAACCTTTTGAAAAACAACGGTGTCTATTGCGGTATCATTTATTTGAACGTCGGCCATGTAAAACCTCGGGTTTTTAGAATCATCACAAACCAAAACATACTTGTCTTCATGAGAATCGATGCCCGAAAGTCCTCCAATTTCGGTGTTGTTTAGCATTATTTTATTCGGAAAAATGTATTCGTCCAAAAACACCATTTTAGTATCCGCAGTGGGCTTGTTTTTAGTAGAAGAACAGCTGTAAATAGCGGCAAGAACTATGAAAAGAAAAAGATTATAAACTTTCATTTTACATGGATTAATTAAGCGTTTCGGTTTTAAGAATAACTTGAAATGAGTTGTTCATAAAGATATTACTCTCCCTTAAATTTAGTATTAAAATCAAGTTATATTTTACTCGATAATCGAGATTTAACTGCTCCGAAGCTTGCGTCGAAATTAAACTTGAAATTCCTTTCAATGCCTCGTGGGTCTGCCTTTGCCGGCCAGGCAGGCTCGCCCCGAGGTAGTTTACCTCACTTACTCGCCCCTTTCCAGACCCCATAAAGATTTTACAGGAATACTTCTTTAATTATCCAGCAACGTTATTCGGGTTATAACCCATGTAAGGGACTTCTTTTTCGGTAAATTTTATGTCGTGGTTTTCAAGTTCATTAAGAACGGGCTCATAAATATCCTTATGAATGGGTATAACAACACCCGTAGCTGTAATTTCCTTGTTTAGAATTTTCAAGGCGGCAATTCCCAACGGCAATCCCACGGTTTTAGACATGGCTGTATAGATTTTATCTTCGCCAATGGCCACCATGCTCGAATCGATTTGATGTTTTTTACCGTTTAGTTCGTACCCAAATTTATGGTACATTACAATCATATCCTTGTCATCTTCTTGAAGCAGCCAGTGATCTTCCAAAATTTTCTGTAAAGCTTGTGCTGGAGTAGCATTTTTAATCCCGATTTTCTTTTGGGTATCGAAAAGATCCAGTTCTACCAGCTTTTCCCACATAATATCATCTTGGTCAATCTTCAGGTAATGACGAAGTTTTAACTCCACAGAATCGGTTGGTGAATACGGCAGAAAGGAGTTTACAAACTCGCGATAACTCATGCTTTCAGAATTTTCCAATTCAAAACTATCGTCTGTCATTCCCAATTGAACAAACATATTCCAGGCTTTGGAAAAGCCAACCCGCCGAATCGTTCCGCGGTAAAGCGTTAGCACGTCTTCCAAACCATAAGCACTTCGGTATTTTAGCGAATCCCTGTTTGCGTAGCCCTCAAACTTTCCGTAACCTTCAATCTCTAAAAACTCAGTACGCCTGAATAGTTTATGGTACGGGATGTATTTATAAGTTCCTTCCTGAATAAATTTAGCGGTTCCCCCCTGCCCTGCTACAACTACGTTTCGTGGGTTCCAAGTGAATTTGTAATTCCATAAATTAGTGTCGCTTTCGGGGGCCACCAAACCACCGGTAAACGATTCGAACAAAATCATTTTTCCACCTTTGCTTCGAATGTGGTCTATTACCTTCATCGCACTCATGTGGTCGATGCCGGGGTCTACCCCTATTTCATTTAAAAAAATTAGTCCTTTTTGCTTTACCTCAGCGTCCAATGCTTCCATTTCGTTGCTCACGTATGAGGCCGTTACCATATTCTTGTTAAAATGAAGACAATATTTTGCTACTTCTATATGAAATCTTGCAGGGAGCATGGAAATAACCAAATCGGCTTTTTTTATTGCCTTTTTGCGTTCGTCCTCATCAAAAATATCTAATTTTATAGCG from Galbibacter sp. BG1 harbors:
- a CDS encoding Lrp/AsnC ligand binding domain-containing protein is translated as MKFTNEIVEIDGIDKEILRNLMEDARKPILEIARKIGISGAAIHQRLRKLENSGLISGSKFVINPRLLGYHTMAFIGIYLDKAMRNPEAVKQLKEIPEVLECHYTTGNWSILIKILCKDNEHLMNVLNHKIQSIEGVSRTETFISLNQQIERQISI
- a CDS encoding esterase-like activity of phytase family protein produces the protein MKVYNLFLFIVLAAIYSCSSTKNKPTADTKMVFLDEYIFPNKIMLNNTEIGGLSGIDSHEDKYVLVCDDSKNPRFYMADVQINDTAIDTVVFQKVVEFILDDPFMETTFLDLEAVLYRQSANELLFSSEGNIKDKRDPSLFKTTADGSFVNSYAIPSYFYAESEQGPRHNGTFEGLARSFNNDGFWAATELPLKKDGEEPKTTETYSPVRITYYNWENENPQRQFIYQLDKIDKRPKGDFAVNGVSEIFMISAEKMLVLERSYSSGWGKKANGLKIYEINVTNAENSLEKENLSEEKIKPIEKKLVFDLASLRKKLPSKSIDNIEGICFGPTLENGHKTVLLISDNNFNQLDPQVNQFLLFEILE
- a CDS encoding saccharopine dehydrogenase family protein; translated protein: MRTILLIGAGKSTSHLLQFLCNKAKAENLHIEIGDINLANAQNLISGKPNCTAIKLDIFDEDERKKAIKKADLVISMLPARFHIEVAKYCLHFNKNMVTASYVSNEMEALDAEVKQKGLIFLNEIGVDPGIDHMSAMKVIDHIRSKGGKMILFESFTGGLVAPESDTNLWNYKFTWNPRNVVVAGQGGTAKFIQEGTYKYIPYHKLFRRTEFLEIEGYGKFEGYANRDSLKYRSAYGLEDVLTLYRGTIRRVGFSKAWNMFVQLGMTDDSFELENSESMSYREFVNSFLPYSPTDSVELKLRHYLKIDQDDIMWEKLVELDLFDTQKKIGIKNATPAQALQKILEDHWLLQEDDKDMIVMYHKFGYELNGKKHQIDSSMVAIGEDKIYTAMSKTVGLPLGIAALKILNKEITATGVVIPIHKDIYEPVLNELENHDIKFTEKEVPYMGYNPNNVAG
- a CDS encoding zinc metallopeptidase; translated protein: MGIGYWILIGAIGLLSMYVSSKLKSKFKHYSKVHLRNGMSGAEIARKMLEDNGIFDVDVISTPGMLTDHYNPAKKTVNLSEGVYNQRNAAAAAVAAHECGHAVQHAKGYEWLQMRSKLVPVVSVASGMSVWVIFGGLVLGATSGLGYTVAVIGLIMFAMGTLFSFVTLPVEYDASNRALAWLKNKNMLAPDEYKGAEDSLKWAARTYVVAAVGSLATLLYFAMQVFGGRD